The Desulfotignum phosphitoxidans DSM 13687 genomic sequence AACCATGGTCCAGGCATCCGCCGCTGCCGCCATGGCCGCCACCAACCTGCCGGTGTCACCGGCAGGACTCAATGGCGAAGACATGTTTCCACCGGAACGGGATATCACAGGAGAAGATCCCCGGATCGGTGTGTTCGTGTGCGACTGTGGATTTGAAATCGGCGGGGTGTTGAACGTCGCCAACGTGCTGGATGCCGTGAAAACAAGACCGGATGTTGTGGTGGCGGAACCTGTGGGGTATGGTTGTTCGTCAGAGTCCATGGCGAAAATTGAGGCCATGATCACAAAACATAAGCTGAATCGGGTGGTCATCGGCGGTTGCTCGCCCAGGACCCATGAAACCAAGTTTCAGGATCTGCTCCGCCGGGTGGGATTGAACCGATATCTGGTGGAAATGGTGAATCTGCGGGATCAAAACACCTGGACCCATACGAATGAGCCGGAAAAAGCCCAGGAAAAGGCTGTCAAGCTGCTTCAGGTGGGGATTGCCGGTGTTCGCACCAACCATCCGCTGCAAGAGCATACCCTGCCCATGAATCAGAATGCCCTGGTGGTGGGCGGTGGTGTCACCGGTATGACTGCGGCCTTGAAACTGGCGGATCAGGGAATTAAAACCTATATTGTGGAACGGGCACCCTCGCTGGGTGGTCTGGCCCGGTCTCTTCGCAAAACCATTGAAGGGGATGACGTGGCCCCGTTTGTCCAGAATCTGGTGGATGCGGTCACAGCCCATTCCAATATCCAGGTTTTGACCCGGTCCGTGATCGTGGATCACAGCGGTATGCCCGGTTTATTCAAGACCGGCATCCAGACCGGGGTGCGCATGAACTACATGCAGATCAGTCACGGGGTGACCATTCTGGCCACCGGGGCGTTGGCCAACCGGCCGCCTCAGTATGGCCTGGGTGCCATTGACAATGTCATGACCCAGCTGGACATGGATTCGTTGCTGGCGGATGAACCGGAAAAAGTGAAGGCCATGGACCAGATAGTGATGATTCAATGTGTGGGATCCCGGGAAGAGGGCAATCCCAACTGTTCACGAATCTGCTGCCAGGCCGCTGTGAAAAATGCCCTGAAAATCAAGGCGATCAGCCCGGATACTGAGGTGTTTATCCTGTACCGGGATATGCGGACCTATGGATTTCTGGAAGATTATTACCGAAAAGCCCGGGATCTGGGTGTTAAATTCATTCGCTTCTCCCTGGAAAATCGCCCCCGGGTCCGACAGGACGATGGTGAGCTGGTGGTCGGAACCCATGACTATGTGCTGGACAGTGACATTGATATTGCCGCAGACTGTGTGGTGTTGAGCACCGGTCTGGTGGCTGATGATGAAAACACGGAAGATCTGGCCCTGATGTTTCATCTTCCCCGGACCGAGGATCATTATTTTCTGGAAGACCATGTGAAGTTGCGGCCTGTGGATATGGCCCAGCGGGGATTTTTCCTGGCAGGTACGGCCCATTCCCCGAAAGTGATCCGGGAATGTATCACCCAGGCCCAGGCAGCGGCCGGCCGAGCCCAGACCATGCTGACCAAAAAGGAGATTAACTTAGGCGCCTGTGTGGCTGTGGTGGATGAGAAAAAATGTGCGTCCTGCCTTATTTGTGTCCGGGTGTGTCCGTTTGATGTGCCGTTTATCAATGCGGACGGTGTGTCGCAGATTGATGCGGATAAGTGTCACGGATGCGGCGTGTGTGCCGGTGAGTGCCCGGCCAAGGCGATTCAGCTGCTGGCATATGAAGACGATCAGATACTGGCAAAACTAGACGGCTTATTTGAAAGGTAGAAATCGATGGAACATTTTGAACCTGAAATTGTCGCATTCTGCTGTCATTACTGTGCATATACGGCCGCAGATATGGCCGGCAGCAAGCGGATATCATATCCTTCCAACGTGAAGATCATCCGGGTGCCCTGTTCGGGTAAAGTGGATGCCATTCACCTGATGAAAGCCTTGGAAAAAGGGGCGGACGGTGTGTATGTGGCAGGATGTCTGGCAGGTGACTGCCATTTTAAAAATGGAAACGTCCGGGCCGAAGCCCGGGTGAACCGGGTCAAGAAACTGCTCACCGAACTGGGCTGGGAACCGGAACGGGTGGCCATGTACAACATGTCTGCCGGTATGGGAGAAGCATTTGCCCAGGTGGCCAAAGAGTTTACGGAAACCATAAAAAAACTGGGACCGAACCCCGGCAGGACCGGGGCCGTGGATAAGGCTGCCAGTTGATTTTTACATAATTCTTTCGGAGAAAACATATGATTACAGCAGAACAAAAACCCATACAGGAAATCATCCAGTATATTGCCCCATACAGCAAAATTCTCCTGGTGGGTTGCAATGAATGTGTGACAGTGTGTGCGGCAGGCGGCAGAAAAGAGGTCGGCCTGCTGGCATCTGCCCTGCATCTGAACCATCTGAAACAGGGCAAAAATATCGATATCAGAGAAATCACCCTGGAACGGCAATGTGATCCGGAATACGTGGAAGAACTGACCCCGTATATCGACGGCGTAGATGCCGTGGTGTCCATGGCCTGCGGCTGCGGCGTTCAGACCATTGCGGCCCGGTTCAAGAAAACCCCTGTGTTTCCCGCGGTCAACACCCGGTTCATGGGCGCGTCTTTGAGCCAGGGCGTTTGGTCCGAGCGGTGTAAAGGATGCGGCGACTGCGTTTTAGGCATCACCGGCGGCATCTGCCCGGTGGCCCGATGTTCCAAACATCTTTTCAACGGCCCCTGCGGCGGTACATCCAACGGGCAGTGCGAGGTCAGCCCGGACATTGACTGCGCCTGGCGTCTGATCTGGGAACGGCTCAAGGAACTGGGAATGGAATCCCGGTATGAGGAATTGATGGAAGCAAAGGACTGGAGACCTGGTGGCGCCGGCGGACCCGGGACAATTATCAGGGAGGATTTGGCATAATGAAGACAGACAGCAGACTTGAAAAGGTATTGGCATCCGGTGAACTGGCAGTGACCTCGGAATGCGGGCCACCCAGGGGGTGCCGCCCGGAAAAGGTCACGGAAAAAGCAGCCCTGCTCAAAGATCATGTGGACGGCATCAACGTGACCGACAACCAGACCGCCATGGTCCGGATGTCTTCGTGTACCGCCGGCATCCTCATCAAACAGATGGGGCTGGATCCCATCATCCAGATGGTGTCCAGGGACAGAAACCGCCTGGCCATGCAGAGCGAAATCCTCGGAGCGTATTCTTTCGGCATCAACACCATGCTCTGCCTGTCCGGGGACCATGCCAAGTTCGGGGACCATCCCATGGCCCAGGGCGTGTTTGACATCGATTCCGTGCAGATGATCAAGATGGTCCAGCAGATGCGGGATAAAGGCCTGTTCCAGGGCGGTGCCAAGATTGACGGCCCCCCGAAGATGTTCATCGGCGCGGCAGCCAACCCGTTTGCCGATCCGTTTGAACTGAGGGTCATGCGCCTGGCCAAAAAAATCAAGGCAGGCGTTGACTTTATCCAGACACAATGTATTTTTAACCTGGATAAATTTGAAGAATGGATGAAAGGGGTCGTGGAACGGGGCCTGGACGAGCAGGTCCACATCCTGGCCGGCATCACGCCCATGAAATCCGTGGGCATGGCCCGGTACATGAAAAATAAAGTGCCGGGAATGGATATACCCGATGATGTTATCAAACGGCTGGAAGGGGTGCCCAAAGAGCAGCAGCCGGAAGAAGGCATTAAAATGGCCGTGGAAGCCATTGAACGTCTCAAGCAGGTCAAAGGCGTTCACGGATTTCATATCATGGCCATTGAATGGGAAGAAAAAGTACCCCAGATCGTGGAAAAGGCAGGACTGTACCCCAGGCCCAAGGTTTAGCTGCAGGTGACAAAAACAGTGATAAGGAGATCATAACATGAGCGAACAAAAACTCATTCTGGTGGTGGATGATGACCCGGATCTGGTGGAAGCGGTGTCCATGAAGCTGGAAGCCAAAAACTACCGGGTTGCCAAAGCCTATGACGGTGTGGAAGCCATGGATCGAATCAATGAAGAAAAACCGGCCCTGGTGATACTGGATGTCATGATGCCCCGGAAAAACGGGTGGGATGTCTGCGAGGAAATCAAGAACGATGAAGGACTCAAAGACATTGCCGTTGTTTTGTTGACTGCGGTGGCGGATTCAGTGAAAACCACCAGCTACACCCATCATGACGGCAAAACAACGCTGGCCGATGACTATATTCCCAAACCGATCGATCTGGATGAATTGATGGAGATCGTTTCTGATCACTGCGGCTGATCGATCTGCCTTGTCTATCCAGCCTGCATGGGCAAAAACTGTGGATGGCGAAAAAGCCGGTCTTGTTTTTTCGCCATCCGGCCTTTTTATAAAAATGTCTGTGTGTGTTTGAAAAATGGAACCGATTCCTGTTAACGGCATTCGTTTAGGGCCGGGAATGGTATGGATAGGCCAGTTTTCACCGGATACTCATTCTTTGACCCCTGTGTGTCAGTCTCTGGCGATCCAGCGGATCAATATGGTTTGTGCCGGGTTACATCGACGGAAAACCCATTATTGTTTTTCCGGATGTGTGGAATCCAGATACCGGGAGAATGTCGCCCGGTTCCTTATTGATGATTCAGATATCACGCCTTTAGTATCCGTGACCCAGGTATCTGTCTATCCCCATCGCAATCGGTTTCAAGTCCCTGGCAGATTGATAAAAATGCTGGGTTCGGCCGGGATTCCGTTTCATCATCTGGTGTCTTCTCCCGCAGTGGTCAGTTTGATCATAGATGCCTGTTTTCAGGGCCGGGTGATCACTTTACTTGAAAACACATTTGACCTTCCTTGTTCCCATACCCCCTATATCCAGGAAATTGATCAGGATATATCCGTATTGTTGAAAAAATATCCTGAAACCCGATCCACGTATGAAGAAGAAAAAATCAAGACTTATGGTTTTCAGCTGTTGCGGGAAAAATATTTGCTTTATACACATGGATATTTGGATCAATTCATGCAAACCATGCAGACACGGATGCCGCCCATTGCATCAGAAGAAATATTTCATCTGGTGTCGGTGGTGCAGGTGTCCGGTCCCATTTATGATGCCTGTTTTGTCGTTGATCCAGACACCCGCTGCAAGGATGGAGACGGCTTGTTTGTGGACCTGATCACGTTCCATGGCCCTCATTTCGGAGACCGGTATCGAATTTTGCAGACGGCGTTGAACTGCCTGGATGTTGATCGGATTCCGTTTTTTGTTGCCGCCTGCGCCGGGGCCAGTGTCAGTCTGGTCGTCCCGTCTGGAAAAGGAATGGCCGCACAAACTGCGCTGGAAAAAGGATTTGAAGCCCCATGAAAAATGATACATTGCGTCCCCAGGATTTGTTCTGGCGGGTCCGGATTTTTGATGCCCTGTCTTTTCCCTCGGTGATCATTGATCTTGAAAAGAGTGTGGTCGGTGCCAACAAGAAATTTTATGACACCTATAAGCTCACACCTGAAGATATTTTGGGCAAAAAATGTTATCATTCTTTTTTGTATAAAAACACACCGTGCAAATCCCAGGATTGTCCCATATCCCGGGTCATAGAAAACAAAGAAGCCCATTCCTATACGCTGAAACGCCAATACAAATGGGAAGAGCGGGTATTTTCCCCGATTTTCGACGATCACCAGGAAGTGGCGTATGTGCTTTCCAGTATCCGGGACATTACAAGGACCAAATCCCTTGAAAGCCAGTTGATCGGTGTGAAAGAATTCATCACCCGGGTCATTTATTCATCTGCCAGTGCCATTGTGGCGGCAGACCGGTCCGGCCGGATTGAATTGATGAATTCCGTGGCCAAAGAACTGTTCGGTGCATACAACGGCGGGGAAGGGAGCATCACACATACGGAACAGCTGTATCCGCCGGGCAAGGCCAAGGAAATCATGCGGATGCTCAGGGATGAAAAAATCGGGGGCAGGGGCAAACTGATCATTCCAAAAACCACCATTGTCAATGCCAAGGGAGAAGAAGTGGAAGTGGAGATGTCGGCTGCCATCATCTATGACGAGAACGGCAACGAATCTGCCACCATGGCCATCTACAACGATCTCAAAGACAAGATCAAGGTGGAAAAAGAGCTGAAAAAAACCCAGAAACAGCTGGCCCAGTCTGAAAAAATGGCCTCTCTGGGTCAGCTGGCTGCCGGTGTGGCCCATGAGATCAACAACCCGCTTACCGGGGTTTTGTTTTATGCCAGCCTGCTGCTGGAACGACCGGATTTAGATGACGATGCCAAAGCCGATCTCACATATATCGTGGAGGATGCCAACCGGTGCAAAAATATCGTGAAAAGCCTTTTAGTATACAGCAGAAGTACCGATTCCAACAAGCGAATCGTGCATATCAATGAAATTGTGGATCAAAGCCTCAAACTGGTTCGCGATCAGAAAAAATTCCGCAACATCCAGGTCCGGCGGTTTCTGGACGATGAGATGATGCTCATTCATGCGGATGTCAGTAAGCTCAATCAAGTGATCATCAATCTGATCATCAACGCGGCGGACGTCATGAAAGGCAACGGCAAAATTTCTTTGTCCACATACCGGGACAAGCCCAACAAAAAAGTGTTTCTGGAGGTGAAAGATACCGGAGAGGGAATTCCCAGAGAAAATCTGTCCAAAATTTTTGATCCGTTTTTCACCACCAAAGAAGTCGGAAAAAGCACGGGGTTGGGACTGAGCATTGTCTATGGTATCATTGAAGAGCACGGGGGACGCATTTCAGTCAAGGAAACCGGTACCAAAGGCACCACATTTATCATTGAATTCCCCATGTATGTGCCCAGTGAAGACGGCCCCCATTTTTGTGATCCCCCGGGATCTGCATGATTGTATCGAGTTAAAAAATTGAACAACAGGATGGAACAAACGATGTCAGATACGGATATGGAAGCAGTAGAGAAAAAACAGA encodes the following:
- a CDS encoding FAD-dependent oxidoreductase; amino-acid sequence: MNQNSENILSKDRRVLVIGGGVGGIRAALDLAESRRNVLLIDKSYAIGGLMTQLDRTFPTNNCDLCTVSPHLSQGGREKYLEIKPMTRLTGLDGEAGAFSATLMTEPRYIDTEKCTACGECAKQFPDAVRFTPGLDPRAPTCMRYPQATPFAFSIDMSKITDVEALKKVCKAGAILPEDQPRKTVMDVASVVLSVGADLFDPNVLDNFGGGRFDNVVTGLEYERIMSASGPFQGSLVRKSDGKRPKKVAWIQCVGSRGINRADVPYCSSVCCMYALKEAMVTKERFGEDIETTIFFMDMRTHGKGYEEYYNRARDEYNVRMVRSRPHTILEKPDTKNLSIAYAVEDKSVQQNEEFDMVVLSTGFRVNCETKELAQNLGIQLNEHDFAESDHFNPVLTSRPGVYVCGVYESPKDIPETMVQASAAAAMAATNLPVSPAGLNGEDMFPPERDITGEDPRIGVFVCDCGFEIGGVLNVANVLDAVKTRPDVVVAEPVGYGCSSESMAKIEAMITKHKLNRVVIGGCSPRTHETKFQDLLRRVGLNRYLVEMVNLRDQNTWTHTNEPEKAQEKAVKLLQVGIAGVRTNHPLQEHTLPMNQNALVVGGGVTGMTAALKLADQGIKTYIVERAPSLGGLARSLRKTIEGDDVAPFVQNLVDAVTAHSNIQVLTRSVIVDHSGMPGLFKTGIQTGVRMNYMQISHGVTILATGALANRPPQYGLGAIDNVMTQLDMDSLLADEPEKVKAMDQIVMIQCVGSREEGNPNCSRICCQAAVKNALKIKAISPDTEVFILYRDMRTYGFLEDYYRKARDLGVKFIRFSLENRPRVRQDDGELVVGTHDYVLDSDIDIAADCVVLSTGLVADDENTEDLALMFHLPRTEDHYFLEDHVKLRPVDMAQRGFFLAGTAHSPKVIRECITQAQAAAGRAQTMLTKKEINLGACVAVVDEKKCASCLICVRVCPFDVPFINADGVSQIDADKCHGCGVCAGECPAKAIQLLAYEDDQILAKLDGLFER
- a CDS encoding PAS domain-containing sensor histidine kinase; this encodes MKNDTLRPQDLFWRVRIFDALSFPSVIIDLEKSVVGANKKFYDTYKLTPEDILGKKCYHSFLYKNTPCKSQDCPISRVIENKEAHSYTLKRQYKWEERVFSPIFDDHQEVAYVLSSIRDITRTKSLESQLIGVKEFITRVIYSSASAIVAADRSGRIELMNSVAKELFGAYNGGEGSITHTEQLYPPGKAKEIMRMLRDEKIGGRGKLIIPKTTIVNAKGEEVEVEMSAAIIYDENGNESATMAIYNDLKDKIKVEKELKKTQKQLAQSEKMASLGQLAAGVAHEINNPLTGVLFYASLLLERPDLDDDAKADLTYIVEDANRCKNIVKSLLVYSRSTDSNKRIVHINEIVDQSLKLVRDQKKFRNIQVRRFLDDEMMLIHADVSKLNQVIINLIINAADVMKGNGKISLSTYRDKPNKKVFLEVKDTGEGIPRENLSKIFDPFFTTKEVGKSTGLGLSIVYGIIEEHGGRISVKETGTKGTTFIIEFPMYVPSEDGPHFCDPPGSA
- a CDS encoding response regulator transcription factor, producing MSEQKLILVVDDDPDLVEAVSMKLEAKNYRVAKAYDGVEAMDRINEEKPALVILDVMMPRKNGWDVCEEIKNDEGLKDIAVVLLTAVADSVKTTSYTHHDGKTTLADDYIPKPIDLDELMEIVSDHCG
- a CDS encoding methylenetetrahydrofolate reductase C-terminal domain-containing protein; this translates as MITAEQKPIQEIIQYIAPYSKILLVGCNECVTVCAAGGRKEVGLLASALHLNHLKQGKNIDIREITLERQCDPEYVEELTPYIDGVDAVVSMACGCGVQTIAARFKKTPVFPAVNTRFMGASLSQGVWSERCKGCGDCVLGITGGICPVARCSKHLFNGPCGGTSNGQCEVSPDIDCAWRLIWERLKELGMESRYEELMEAKDWRPGGAGGPGTIIREDLA
- a CDS encoding hydrogenase iron-sulfur subunit produces the protein MEHFEPEIVAFCCHYCAYTAADMAGSKRISYPSNVKIIRVPCSGKVDAIHLMKALEKGADGVYVAGCLAGDCHFKNGNVRAEARVNRVKKLLTELGWEPERVAMYNMSAGMGEAFAQVAKEFTETIKKLGPNPGRTGAVDKAAS
- a CDS encoding methylenetetrahydrofolate reductase; its protein translation is MKTDSRLEKVLASGELAVTSECGPPRGCRPEKVTEKAALLKDHVDGINVTDNQTAMVRMSSCTAGILIKQMGLDPIIQMVSRDRNRLAMQSEILGAYSFGINTMLCLSGDHAKFGDHPMAQGVFDIDSVQMIKMVQQMRDKGLFQGGAKIDGPPKMFIGAAANPFADPFELRVMRLAKKIKAGVDFIQTQCIFNLDKFEEWMKGVVERGLDEQVHILAGITPMKSVGMARYMKNKVPGMDIPDDVIKRLEGVPKEQQPEEGIKMAVEAIERLKQVKGVHGFHIMAIEWEEKVPQIVEKAGLYPRPKV